CGCGAAGATAAGTAAAAAAGCACTCGAAAATGCAGTGTATAACAAAAAGAGGGAGATAGTGAAGCTATTAATACAACATGATGACGCCAAGATAAGTGAGCGTGTACTAGAAAATGCAGTTGACAACAATAATAAGCGGATAGTTGAGCTATTAATACAATATGGCGCTAAGATAAGTGAGAAAGCACTCGAAAATGCAACTGATAGAGGCAATATAAAGATAGTTGAGCTATTAATACAAAACGGCGCTAAGATAAGTGAGAAAGCACTCGAAAATGCAGTTTACAACAATAATAAGGGGATAGTTGAGCTATTAATACAACATGGCGCTAAGATAAGTGAGAAAGCACTCGAAAATGCAATCAATATAAATAATCAAGAGATAGTTGAGCTATTAATACAATATGGTGCTAAGATAAGTGAGAAAGCACTCGAAAATCGAGTCTTTATCAAAGATTGTGTAAATTATAGTAGAGCCTATATTTGGAATTAATAAAGAATATAGGTAATTAGAATGAAGACAGAAAAGAATAAGAAAATAAATGAAGCGATAGATTTACTGATAGAAGGAGGAGCGGATTTAAAGACAGTACTGAAGCAGGATGGATTGATTAAGGAATTAACGAAGAGTATTTTGGAGAGAGCCTTGCAGGCAGAAATGTCTGAACACTTAGGTTATAACAAATATGATAGGTCTGAAACTGAGAATTGCAGGAATGGTCATTATAATAAGAATTTGATTACTGAGAATGGCAGTATCGAGTTAAATATTCCGCGAGATAGAGAAGGTAAATTTGCACCTGTAATTGTCTCCAAGAATCAAACAAGAATAGATGGTTTAGATCAAAAGATAATATCTCTGTATGCCAAGGGGATGAGTTTGTCTGATATCAAGATCCAATTACAAGAATTATATGGAGCAGAAGTTAGTGAGAGTTTAATTAGTAGGGTTACAGATGATGTAATTGATGAGGTTAGAATTTGGCAGAGTAGACCTCTTGAACCATTATATCCTATAGTATATTTTGATTGTTTAATAGTTAAGGTAAGGCAAGATAAACAGATAATTAATAAATCAGTATATGTTGCGCTGGGTATAGATTTACAGGGCCGGAAAGATATTTTAGGATTATGGATAAGTGAGAATGAAGGATCTAAATTCTGGCTTAGTAATTTTACTGAATTGAAGAATCGAGGATTAAAAGATATATTAATTGCCTGTAGTGATAACCTGACTGGTATGTCTGAAGCTATATGCGCAAGTTATCCCAAAACTGAGCATCAGCTTTGTATAGTACATCAAATTAGAAATAGCCTGAAGTATGTATCATATAAAGACAGAAAATTATTGGCATCAGATTTAAAGCTTATTTATAGCTCTGCTACTGAAGATGAAGCGCATCTTGCCCTAGAATCTTTTGATAAGAAATGGAGTAAACGATATCCACATATAGCAAAATCCTGGTATAATAATTGGGAGAATCTTGTAATATTTCTGCAATATCCAGAGAGTATCCGTAAGATAATTTACACTACAAATGCTATAGAATCGCTGAATAGTCAGTTGAGAAAAGTTACAAGAAATAAGCGTGTTTTCCCAAATGATGATTCGGTATTCAAGGTTTTATACCTAACGATTGATTATATTACCAAAAAATGGACCATGCCTATCTCTAACTGGAATGAAGCTATGGCTCATTTTATAATCAAATTTGATGGGAGATTTTAATGGCTCTAAAAAATTTACACAATCAATGAGAAAGACCCCGAAAATGAATTTGTATTAGAAAAGTCTATCTCTCATAAAAGCACAAAATTAATCGAGCTATCACTCAAACATCTTGGAAAAGCTACTAAAAATGCAGTGTGTACTGCTGCTAAAAAAAATGACAT
This region of Candidatus Lariskella endosymbiont of Epinotia ramella genomic DNA includes:
- a CDS encoding IS256 family transposase, with translation MKTEKNKKINEAIDLLIEGGADLKTVLKQDGLIKELTKSILERALQAEMSEHLGYNKYDRSETENCRNGHYNKNLITENGSIELNIPRDREGKFAPVIVSKNQTRIDGLDQKIISLYAKGMSLSDIKIQLQELYGAEVSESLISRVTDDVIDEVRIWQSRPLEPLYPIVYFDCLIVKVRQDKQIINKSVYVALGIDLQGRKDILGLWISENEGSKFWLSNFTELKNRGLKDILIACSDNLTGMSEAICASYPKTEHQLCIVHQIRNSLKYVSYKDRKLLASDLKLIYSSATEDEAHLALESFDKKWSKRYPHIAKSWYNNWENLVIFLQYPESIRKIIYTTNAIESLNSQLRKVTRNKRVFPNDDSVFKVLYLTIDYITKKWTMPISNWNEAMAHFIIKFDGRF